In a genomic window of Melopsittacus undulatus isolate bMelUnd1 chromosome 1, bMelUnd1.mat.Z, whole genome shotgun sequence:
- the EOMES gene encoding eomesodermin homolog, producing MQLGEPLLAAAAATLPGAPFYPLEGGGRGGGTGAGTGAGGASRGAPRPGSPQRLDMDKTPKKFGAAPAMLGEADGGEPPFAAPKPDGRKATPCGEEELPPAAAGPRYSMDSLSPERYYLQSPGPPGAELGGPCALFPYPPAAQHGAVYQPPGGPRYPYGSVLSSGGFAGTVCPPGGRAQFGGGSGYQYGQPAAGTPLYGPYPAASGSCGGLGALGMPAAGPGLRAQVFLCNRPLWLKFHRHQTEMIITKQGRRMFPFLSFNITGLNPTAHYNVFVEVVLADPNHWRFQGGKWVTCGKADNNMQGNKVYVHPESPNTGAHWMRQEISFGKLKLTNNKGANNNNAQMIVLQSLHKYQPRLHIVEVTEDGVEDVNDSSKTQTFIFPETQFIAVTAYQNTDITQLKIDHNPFAKGFRDNYDSMYTASENDRLTPSPTDSPRSHQIVPGTRYSVQPFFQEQFVNNLPPARFYNGERTVPQANGLLSPQQNEEVASPQRWFVTPVQQPGANKLDMNSYETEYSSSTLLPYSIKSLPLQTSHALGYYPDPTFPSMTGWGSRGSYQRKMTTGLSWTSRTSPPGFSEDQLSKEKVKEELGSSWIETPPSIKSLDSNDSGVYIGACKRRRLSPSTSSNENSPTMKCEDINAEDYNKDTSKGMGYYSFYTSS from the exons ATGCAGCTGGGCGAGCCGCTGctggcggcggcagcggcgaCCCTGCCGGGAGCTCCCTTCTACCCGCTGGAGGGCGGCGGGCGCGGTGGTGGGACCGGAGCCGGGACCGGGGCAGGCGGTGCGTCCCGCGGGGCTCCCCGGCCGGGCTCGCCACAACGACTCGACATGGACAAGACTCCCAAGAAGTTCGGAGCGGCCCCCGCCATGCTGGGCGAGGCGGATGGGGGCGAGCCGCCCTTCGCCGCCCCGAAGCCGGACGGCCGCAAGGCCACCCCTTGTGGGGAGGAGGAGCTCCCCCCTGCCGCCGCCGGCCCCCGCTATTCCATGGACAGTCTCAGCCCCGAGCGCTACTACCTGCAGTCTCCCGGGCCTCCCGGGGCCGAGCTAGGGGGGCCCTGCGCCCTCTTCCCCTACCCGCCGGCGGCGCAGCACGGAGCCGTTTACCAGCCGCCCGGAGGGCCGCGCTACCCCTATGGCTCTGTATTGTCTTCGGGTGGTTTCGCCGGCACCGTCTGCCCTCCCGGCGGCCGGGCGCAATTCGGCGGTGGCAGCGGGTACCAGTATGGGCAGCCGGCGGCCGGCACACCACTGTACGGGCCTTACCCAGCAGCGTCGGGCTCCTGCGGCGGGCTTGGAGCTCTGGGGATGCCGGCCGCCGGCCCTGGGCTGCGGGCACAGGTTTTCCTCTGCAACCGCCCCCTTTGGCTTAAGTTCCACCGGCACCAGACGGAGATGATCATCACCAAGCAGGGCCG GAGGATGTTTCCTTTCCTGAGCTTTAATATCACCGGCCTCAACCCCACGGCTCACTACAACGTCTTTGTGGAGGTGGTGTTGGCGGACCCCAACCACTGGCGTTTTCAGGGGGGCAAGTGGGTCACCTGCGGCAAAGCCGACAACAACATGCAAG GTAACAAGGTGTACGTGCACCCCGAGTCGCCCAACACCGGGGCTCACTGGATGAGACAGGAGATCTCTTTCGGGAAGCTGAAGCTAACGAACAACAAAGGTGCTAACAACAACAACGCACAG ATGATAGTACTGCAATCTCTACACAAGTACCAGCCTCGGCTTCACATTGTGGAAGTGACTGAAGATGGTGTTGAAGATGTGAATGATTCCTCAAAGactcaaacatttatttttcctgaaacacaGTTCATAGCAGTTACAGCGTATCAAAACACTGAT ATTACCCAGCTCAAAATCGACCATAATCCCTTTGCAAAAGGCTTCAGAGACAACTATGACTC CATGTACACAGCTTCAGAAAATGACAGATTAACTCCATCTCCCACGGATTCTCCTAGATCCCACCAGATTGTCCCTGGTACCCGGTACAGTGTGCAACCATTCTTCCAAGAACAGTTTGTCAACAACCTGCCCCCAGCCAGGTTTTACAATGGTGAGAGAACAGTCCCTCAGGCAAATGGCTTGCTCTCACCGCAGCAGAATGAAGAGGTGGCCAGCCCTCAGCGGTGGTTTGTTACACCCGTACAGCAGCCCGGTGCCAACAAGTTGGACATGAACTCCTATGAGACAGAGTATTCTTCTAGCACCTTGCTCCCTTACAGCATTAAATCCCTTCCCCTTCAGACATCCCATGCTTTGGGATACTACCCTGACCCGACATTTCCATCCATGACAGGCTGGGGGAGCAGGGGATCTTACCAGCGGAAAATGACAACAGGATTATCCTGGACCTCCAGAACAAGTCCCCCAGGCTTCTCTGAAGACCAGCTTTCCAAGGAGAAGGTAAAAGAAGAACTCGGCTCATCTTGGATAGAGACTCCACCTTCCATAAAGTCTCTAGATTCAAATGATTCTGGAGTCTACATTGGTGCTTGTAAGAGAAGACGACTCTCCCCTAGCACTTCCAGCAATGAAAATTCCCCGACTATGAAATGCGAGGACATTAATGCTGAGGACTATAACAAAGACACTTCAAAAGGCATGGGTTACTACTCATTCTATACTAGTTCTTAA